Genomic window (Marasmius oreades isolate 03SP1 chromosome 3, whole genome shotgun sequence):
TTCTCGGGTCGCACTATGAAGTTGTTTCGGTTAGTAGTTATACTTTTTGCCTTCGAAAGGGGTACTTATACTCGTTTCTAGATGGTCTACCGTGCTATGGGAGCCAAGATTGGACGTCGAGTGTACTGGCCAGGAACTGGGATTAACTGTATGGACCCTGAGCTATTGGAGATTGGAGATGACGTAAGAATTATTCCCCGTTGTTAGAAGGAGAAATTAACGCGTTACGAATAGGTCGTTTTCGGTTCTCGTTCGGAGATCTTCACCAGCGATGGCATTGGTTCAGAGAAGATTATCATTGGGAGAGGAGGTCAGCTATCCATTATCTTATGCTCACAAAATGCATCTCTTACGCACCTGTTCACAGCTATGATTGCCGATCGTGTCGTGCTACTACCCGGTACACGTGTGGGTGAAGGAACTGTCATGGGTTCTGGTACGCTGGGCACTCGCAACGGGTACTACTGTGATGGCTCGATGTGGATGGGAAGCAGTGAGTACCATATCTCGTTATATAAACTTTATCTGACCCGTTAATACCTGTGTAGAGAATGGCAAACCCCTTTGTCTGAAGACCGGAAATCCCTCAGGAAAATCAGGCAGTCACATCATTAGTCCCTTCGGGCGAGCATTCTACGAAGGCAAAGCACCATATTACGTCTTCCCATACCCTCTCCTCGTCTTCATAAACATAGTGGTTGTATCCACTTGTGCAATATTTTGGTCAGCCCCAGCCATAACTAGCGCACAAGTTATGCGGGTCCTCTTCACATATGCACCTTCCCTACCGATTTTTATTCCCACCTGGTACCAATTGGCGATCGTATATCCTGTTATTGCTGGGATATACGTCGTGGTTTTACATCTCCAAGCGCTACTCGCTTTTGCCTGGGTCATTCTGATGAAGTGGGCTCTGGTAGGCCGTCGGCGTGTGGGGCAGTACGATTGGGATTTAGATCCTTATTGTCAACGATGGAAACTTCATCTGGTGCTCTCTCGTGTTGTCAATAAAGCTTTCAAGGGCGGGCTGTTGACGCCTATCTCGGGTACTGCGTTCATCGTGTGGTATTACAGAGCGATGGGTGCGACTATTGGGAGGAATTGTTCGATATTTACCAGTGGTCATCTGGGTTTGATGACGGAACCTGATCTCGTCGAGGTGAGCTATTTTGCTTTTCTTCTTGACGATAAAACCAAGTCTTCTGACGAGGTTTTGCTTTATTCAGCTTGGGAATGATGTATCACTCGATAATTGTTCCGTTGTGGCGCATGTCAATTCTAGAGGCCACTTTGCACTGAATCATCTCAAGATCGGGAATGGGTAAGTGTTTGGACCATATCGGTTTTGTCGCAACCATGGCCACTGACGAATAAATATGTTGTTTTGTCAGTTGTGCCCTGCGAAGCGGATCGAGGTTACTTTCTGGAGCGTCCATGGAGGACCGAAGCCTTCTATGTGAACATACACTCTTAACGTCGGGAGAGGTTGCTGTGGCTGGCACTGCATATACCGGATGGCCTGGGCACATCGCATGACGTACTACAAGATAGTTGTTGGGAGAAGGTGCGATACGCTTTTGTTCTTCGCAATAAATACGAGGCTTACCATTCTTCTTGGTCTATTCTAGTAGCTCCCTAGCGGGTTAAATAAGCGCCAGAAGACTAGTGCAAGCACCACCCACATACTCGAGGAAAATAGGCACAGTAAGGCTGTCATTCAGTGTAAAATGGGTGAAGGTGCAACTTACTTCTGAAGAGCGTGTTGCGTGGCGGGTTATAAGTAGAATTACTCGTATAGATAGAAGTTCAGAAGATAGACTAAAAGAAATAAACAATGACAATATAAATGCGTCGGATGTCGGTCGGTGACGCCACACAAGCGAGCCGGGAAATTACCAAAAGCGGAAATAAACGGGGTTTCCGACTGCCTAAGTAGGGTTGTCAGCGATAACACCAATATTACCACCACTCGAGCCACTCCATTGTACTCGATATTCGACCGAATATCAGCCGTTAAGATCTTTACATGCTTAGGGCGATATTTCGCGTCTGTGGCTGTGGAGTACAGCCAGGGCTACTTCCGAACGAAATTTCGGTGGGCAACGTTTCGCTTGCGAAGTATACTATCAACAGCTTTCGGAATATGCCAACCAGGCCTCTACGGGACATCGGAACTAGGGCTGTTTCAGGCCCGGAAAATATCTCGAAAAGTCGAACAATCGTCGTGGTCTTTTGTTCACCAAACACGGATGTGGCAGGGTGCCACTTCCAGCACGGCTTGAGGCCTGAGCGCCAGTATAAAGCTCGCCATTGAGTCAAGCGTGCCACTTGAACCTTGCTCATCTTATCCTCCCTACGACCATGGACACCGTCATCGCAAATCAGCAAAATCATAGCAGGCGCTTTCCGCCGGAAATTGAAATCATGTTTCTCCTCGCACGAAAGAAAGACCGCGAATTCTTAGCTAAATGTTCCCTCGTCTGTTCCGAGTGGCATTTCATCGCTCGACAATACCTATTCTCTTCCATCCTCGTCCGTTCATCTCAAATCCAGGACCTCGTTGATCTCGCCGAACGTTACCCCGAAAATAGCCTCGTTGATCGCCTAGTCATATTGAGAATATCCAGCGAATCATATCGCCCAATGCGGGAACGGCAAGGACCATGGTATATCTCACCAGACAATGGGCTTTGTGCAAAAACCTTCCAATCCGTGACATCCCTGTCCATCGTCAACGTCATGTTTCGGCACATCTGGGATCTAATCGACGTCGTTTGTCAGTTTTCCGCCCTCGAAAAGCTTTTCATTCGATATTGGCTCCCGTCCTCGAGCAGAGACCCTTTTCGATCTACTGACCAGTCTCCTGCAATCGCCCCAATTCCGGTTGAGAGGTTTCCGAAGGGACTGAAGGCCGTCTCCCTTGACGTTGGGAGAAATCTCAGTCTTTTCTACACCCTGTTGATTGGACTGACCCCACAGGTAGATGCGTACGAGATATGGGCTATCGGAGGCGTCGATTTACCGTGCTTGCAGGAATGCATTTTCACAGCCGGACAGAGGGGACCGGATGGCCAGAAGTGGGAGCTTGACTTCGCGGATCCACATTTGAGATCGGGAGAAAGTCTCATACATTATCTCAACCTCCCCAGAGACAACAACAAGATCTCCAGGCTTCGTTTGGGAGGGTTTTTGTCGTGGAATGGGGCTACTAGTTTGTTTAACTCGTTTCGATCTTATCCGGTCGAGGAACTGGGGAGGTTGGAGTCTATTTCCCTTCCGCAGGTCCGGTTGAAGGTGCCGGAATACCGAGAAGATTTGGTTGCGTTGGATCGTGCATTAGATTCCCCGTATTTTTCTCAGTTGAAGGAAGTACGATTCTCTGTCCTACCCGACCACTCGGACGTGATAGGATCTGTCCGTGCGTTTTCTAAACTGGTAAAGCATCACTGCCAAAGGAAGCGGCTTTTCAAGCCGCGTGTGACCAAGTTAGATGGTCGCTGATATATCCCTATGCTCCGTATGAGTATCGGTGCTGTGTTTGAAACTTTGTATCATGCTATTAGCATTATTAGAGCATCATAGAACATGTATGGTACTTAAAcgcgtcaaaaaatcaagtGAATTTTTTGTGCGGATTTTTTCCCCGCAGAGTCAAAACAGTGTCACGCAGTTGGAGACATTCGTCGCAAAGTCAGTTTTGTGAGATTTTGTGCGGATTTTTTCCCCGCAGAGTCAAAATGGTGTCGCACAGTTGGGGACGTTCGTCGCAAAGTCGGCTTTGTGAGATCCGCACAATCACAATTTCCGATTTCAATCGCACAATCGAAAAAAATCTCACCGCACAGTCCGGATTGTGCGTTTTCTCCGCAAAGTTGCGATTATTTTCGTCACACATTGAAATTCATATTTTGACGGTCCGGCTATTATTACCCGGTCAAGCCGGTCAGCTTTTCTGCTTCGGCACTCTCTTCGGCAGTCACGAGTAGCAGTGACGTACCCAGAACAACGTGTCCGGCAGACCGACGATCGGCGAGCGGCAGACCACTACGTGCTGTAAATAGCTGACAACAACACTGGTCCTAACACATTTCTTCATCCCCTTCATTGTATTGTACATTGTACTGATTATCTTTGGTTATCTTCTTTGTTTACCAGTTGTTTATTTGTTTAACTACAGCTTTAGTTTATTTGGTTACCTTGGGTTACATTCTTTTAGTAGATTGTCGCTCGTTCTCATACTTTAGTCTATCTTGAAATACCAGTGGTCATCTCAGTTCTCTCAAGtagttctttctttcttgtgtGTGGTCAGCATTTCATGATGCTGCCCCCACAGTAGTGATAAAGATCAAGGATAGTAAGATATAATGGCCATGAAGTTTAATATGAGCTTTTCACACATTCCAACTTTGGAATAAGACTAGATGAAGGATAAGCACATTGTTTCACTGGGGTCTTCACCCAGCTTAACCTCCCTATAATCAACCCCCCCTTCTGAGTCCTTACTTATTTCTGCCTTAATTTTATCAGTACCAGTCCCTTTTACATATACCCCAGTCACAATCTTCCTCAAGCCTGTCACACTGCATTGAGGAACACTTGTTAATATTTGGCTGATTTATGTCAGGAGATAGTAGAATAATCAGTAAGTACTCAAATTATTGCTATTCATTAGAAGACATTAACTGACAGCACCCAGAAATTACAAGACTATACCTGAGGCAAGAttaatttttgaagcaatcAGTCACAGGGAGATATGTGAGTGTGGAGGAAAATTGCTACTAAATATTCTAACTATGGTATTCTGTAGAAGGTAACTgtttctctctccctcttctctttctttcttgtttctttcaAAGGGTGTATCTATAAGTATGTAAGGCTAAGTAAGAATACAGCAATTGTCAGTATGTAGCTTGAAAATACCATTATCGTGTACCCCAAAGAGAATTTTACCTGTACTTGAATATCCTCTCTCTCGGAAACTCAGGTGAGTGTTATGTCATCACAGAAAACTTGACCGGGTAATAATAGCCGGCAAATAGCCGGATCGTCAAAACCTGAATTTCAATGTGCGACGAAAATAATCGCAACTTTGCGGAGAAAACGCACAATCCGGACTGTGCGGTGAGATATTTTTCGATTGTGCGATTGAAATCGGAAATTGTGATTGTGCGGATCTCACAAAGTTGACTTTGTGACGAATATCCCCAACTGCGCGATACCATTTTGACTCTGCGGGGAAAAAATCCGCACAAAAAATTCacttgattttttgacgcgTTTAAGTACCATAAACATGATTAATGGATATGCACCTTCTACTGCGATTTCAATGCATGATGGTCGTGGGCCGATTTGACCGCGCATTCGGTGATACTGTAAAGCTTCTTGTACTAGATACTCAATGACCGAAACAACATCTTTAATGAGAACCAATCAGAATGGTGAAGACGAGAAGCAAGGAATATTTGTACTTACCATCAGAAGATCGCTGGTGTTGCATGCATTCAAGTTGATCGATTCAAATCTCAACTCCGATGTCTGTGCCATCCCAAGATGTCGTGAATAAATATAAATCTCGAAGAACTCAATATAGTACCCTTACTATATTTCATTATCTCAGAATGTACATCTCATTATCTGAAAAAAAATGCTCTCAGTGTCTCGAAGAATAAGTCTGGTTGTCTCAAATATACTTGCCTAGTGATAAATCGCAATCACATCAATCAAAGCTCAATCTCTACTGAGCTGAGAATGAGATGGAGATTTATGATGTATTTGAGTCAATGAGACATGCTGTACCCTTTTTTTGAAGATCAGGTTCGAATTGATTTCTATTGAGTAGCTTTTGATCTTTTGGATCTAAGGaagacttgaaattcgtgtTAAGAATGGTTTGAAGATCTGATATCCGATGTTATCGATGACTGCAAGAAAGACAGTCGTTCGCAATCGTAATGTGACCCTATATATCATTGTAAACGTCCTCAGGGCTAAAGAGGAATTATTGGCCAGGTGGTTGCCCGCAG
Coding sequences:
- a CDS encoding uncharacterized protein (antiSMASH:Cluster_3.2), with protein sequence MDTVIANQQNHSRRFPPEIEIMFLLARKKDREFLAKCSLVCSEWHFIARQYLFSSILVRSSQIQDLVDLAERYPENSLVDRLVILRISSESYRPMRERQGPWYISPDNGLCAKTFQSVTSLSIVNVMFRHIWDLIDVVCQFSALEKLFIRYWLPSSSRDPFRSTDQSPAIAPIPVERFPKGLKAVSLDVGRNLSLFYTLLIGLTPQVDAYEIWAIGGVDLPCLQECIFTAGQRGPDGQKWELDFADPHLRSGESLIHYLNLPRDNNKISRLRLGGFLSWNGATSLFNSFRSYPVEELGRLESISLPQVRLKVPEYREDLVALDRALDSPYFSQLKEVRFSVLPDHSDVIGSVRAFSKLVKHHCQRKRLFKPRVTKLDGR